From Acidothermus cellulolyticus 11B, a single genomic window includes:
- a CDS encoding sensor histidine kinase — protein MKSPLSPPRFWHSLSLRGRLLIGVLGLVALGLAVAALATRALLASFLLNRFDNDQQAATRLVAQMVFADGGPGRALFGAPGRRGAVTRLLPVGSYAAAVTAGGRVVEQFGYDATDAWVPVSAAEAPRLPSDVASRTAPFTAYTPSGAAYRMVVVPQLLVNPTTGVRYTFVWGMPLREVDATLRRLTIVEIAVAVGVLVGVGYLAWFVLGLGLRPLRAIERAADDIAAGQLSRRVAYADTRNEVGRLGAAFNTMVSRIEEAFAVRAASEERLRRFLADASHELRTPLTSIRGYAELFRRGAARRPDDLEKAMRRIEEEATRMGVLVDELLLLARLDQGRQPVREPVLLAELVADACEDFRAAAPDRQVRVDADPDVVVSGDELQLRQVVTNLLTNVRVHTPPGTPVDIRLAAENGWAVLEVTDYGLGLPAADLPRVFDRFYRADPSRTRDHGGAGLGLAIVASVVQAHGGRVGVRNVPGAGACFRVELPLLAEFPSNSQLTPNLQGQVNQMMEPDLKEAMNDRNT, from the coding sequence ATGAAGAGCCCCCTGTCGCCGCCGCGTTTCTGGCACTCGCTGTCGCTGCGCGGCCGGCTGCTGATAGGCGTCCTCGGGCTCGTCGCGCTGGGATTGGCGGTGGCCGCGCTCGCCACCCGGGCCTTGCTTGCCTCATTTCTGCTGAACCGTTTCGACAATGACCAGCAGGCCGCGACCCGGCTCGTCGCCCAGATGGTGTTCGCGGACGGCGGTCCCGGCCGCGCACTCTTCGGCGCGCCGGGCCGTCGTGGCGCCGTCACCCGATTGCTGCCGGTCGGCAGTTACGCCGCAGCGGTCACCGCGGGCGGACGGGTGGTGGAGCAATTCGGGTACGACGCGACCGATGCGTGGGTCCCGGTCTCGGCTGCCGAGGCTCCCCGCCTGCCGAGCGATGTGGCATCGCGGACCGCGCCGTTTACGGCGTACACCCCGTCGGGTGCGGCCTACCGGATGGTCGTCGTCCCGCAGCTTCTGGTGAATCCGACCACCGGCGTGCGGTACACCTTCGTCTGGGGGATGCCGCTGCGCGAGGTCGACGCGACGTTGCGGCGGCTCACCATCGTGGAAATCGCTGTCGCTGTGGGTGTTCTCGTCGGCGTGGGTTACCTTGCGTGGTTCGTTCTCGGTCTCGGACTTCGACCCCTGCGAGCAATCGAGCGGGCCGCGGATGACATCGCCGCCGGTCAGCTCTCCCGGCGGGTGGCGTATGCCGATACCCGCAACGAAGTCGGCCGGCTGGGCGCGGCGTTCAACACCATGGTGAGCCGTATCGAGGAAGCCTTCGCCGTACGGGCCGCATCGGAAGAACGGCTGCGCCGGTTCCTGGCCGACGCTTCGCATGAATTGCGTACGCCGCTTACCTCGATCCGCGGGTACGCCGAACTCTTCCGGCGCGGCGCGGCGCGTCGCCCGGATGACCTCGAGAAGGCAATGCGCCGCATCGAAGAAGAGGCGACCCGGATGGGTGTTCTCGTCGACGAATTGCTGCTGTTGGCCCGGCTCGACCAAGGACGCCAGCCCGTGCGTGAGCCAGTTCTTCTTGCCGAGCTTGTCGCCGACGCGTGCGAGGATTTCCGGGCAGCCGCACCGGACCGGCAGGTGCGCGTGGACGCCGACCCCGACGTGGTCGTCAGCGGTGACGAATTGCAACTCCGGCAGGTCGTGACCAATCTGCTTACCAACGTGCGGGTGCACACTCCACCAGGGACGCCGGTGGACATTCGCCTCGCCGCTGAGAACGGTTGGGCGGTGCTGGAGGTCACCGACTACGGTCTCGGCTTGCCGGCGGCGGATTTGCCGCGGGTGTTCGACCGTTTCTATCGCGCGGATCCGTCCCGCACCCGCGACCACGGGGGCGCCGGACTTGGCTTGGCCATTGTGGCAAGCGTGGTACAGGCACATGGCGGGCGCGTCGGCGTACGCAATGTTCCCGGAGCGGGGGCGTGTTTCCGGGTGGAACTCCCGCTGCTGGCGGAATTCCCATCCAATTCCCAGCTCACGCCCAACCTTCAGGGGCAGGTGAACCAGATGATGGAGCCAGACCTGAAGGAGGCCATGAATGACCGAAACACCTGA
- a CDS encoding response regulator transcription factor, whose protein sequence is MTTAATRVLVVDDEQNITDLVATALRYEGFQVATAHTGVQALQTAAKTHPDLVILDVMLPDIDGFEVARRLGREGVPTPVLFLTARDATEDKVRGLTVGGDDYVTKPFSLAELVARVHAILRRTRGTTNSRLVFADLELDDDTHEVTRGGRLIELTATEYRLLRYLLANARKVLTRAQLLDHVWDYDFGGDSGVLETYISYLRKKIDAEGPPLIHTVRGVGYTLRLPRENEKSKTGGDRKSAAKTS, encoded by the coding sequence GTGACCACCGCCGCAACCCGCGTGCTCGTCGTCGACGACGAGCAGAACATCACCGATCTTGTCGCGACCGCGTTGCGCTACGAGGGATTCCAGGTCGCCACCGCCCATACCGGCGTTCAGGCCCTGCAGACGGCGGCCAAGACCCATCCGGATCTCGTGATTCTCGACGTGATGCTCCCGGACATTGATGGCTTTGAGGTGGCTCGCCGGCTCGGCCGCGAGGGCGTACCAACGCCGGTCCTCTTCCTCACGGCGCGGGATGCGACCGAAGACAAGGTCCGCGGTCTGACGGTCGGCGGTGACGATTACGTGACCAAGCCGTTCTCCCTCGCCGAGCTCGTGGCGCGGGTGCACGCGATCCTGCGGCGTACCCGCGGGACGACGAATTCCCGGCTCGTCTTCGCGGACCTGGAGCTCGATGACGACACCCACGAGGTCACCCGCGGCGGCCGGTTGATCGAGCTTACCGCGACGGAGTACCGGCTGCTCCGCTATCTGCTGGCCAACGCGCGCAAAGTTCTCACCCGAGCCCAATTGCTCGACCACGTGTGGGACTACGATTTCGGTGGTGACTCCGGCGTGCTGGAAACATACATCAGCTATCTTCGAAAGAAGATCGACGCTGAGGGACCGCCGCTCATCCATACCGTACGGGGTGTCGGCTACACGCTCCGGCTTCCCCGGGAGAACGAAAAGTCGAAGACCGGTGGTGACCGAAAATCCGCTGCCAAGACCAGCTGA
- a CDS encoding biotin/lipoyl-binding protein produces the protein MRWTRFGAINFVLALAAAAGGGIAYASLGMPAASSANTPVRTTTVAMGTVMSTISATGNVTAPNDIAVNFATSGKLTEIDVTVGERVTQGQVLARLDATQAKANLAAAQAQLASAQAKLAELEQGPTALQQQGYQLANQQAQAQVTQANQQLANANQALQFDEQNLAAAVTKAQQQLQQAQAQLAADQQKYTTDSQSLAQAVDQARNQAAQQLGIDQAQLNADTLQLQNDTAKEQTDCQASSPACPADQLAVARDQVAVANDQAKVAADGSPTDDYSEATVVQNALQNEQATLAKDQQTITSDQQAVSNASDAVAAAQTAEQQGIAKDKQAIAAAQQQVANAQLNAQITENSNAQKTAPPLASDVDSAEAAVEQAQSQVDTAQQALDATTLTAPADGTIGAINGSVGETISGGNTASITASTANSSSSGSAVAAFITLTNLTNLQVVANIDEADAAKIHTGSPATVTLNALPGKEFSAHVLEVADTATVANNVVEYQVTFSLDQSDPAVKPGMTANVTVVTAEADGVLNVASAAVRSAGGDSYVMVVGPNGTERRVDVVVGLKGDTTTEISGPLQAGDVVALPTVTRTTTSSTSTTTRVPGLGGGFGVGGGFGGFGGGGGRG, from the coding sequence ATGCGCTGGACGAGATTCGGTGCGATCAACTTTGTCTTGGCTCTCGCAGCCGCCGCCGGTGGCGGAATTGCGTATGCGTCGCTCGGCATGCCGGCGGCGTCCAGTGCCAATACCCCGGTGCGCACCACGACGGTTGCCATGGGCACGGTCATGTCGACCATCTCGGCGACCGGCAACGTCACGGCACCGAATGACATCGCGGTGAACTTCGCGACAAGTGGCAAGCTCACGGAAATCGACGTCACCGTCGGCGAGAGGGTGACGCAGGGACAAGTTCTCGCCCGCCTGGACGCCACACAGGCCAAGGCAAATCTCGCCGCCGCCCAAGCTCAGCTCGCCTCGGCGCAAGCAAAACTCGCCGAACTGGAACAGGGCCCCACTGCGCTGCAGCAACAGGGCTATCAACTGGCGAACCAACAGGCCCAAGCGCAGGTCACCCAGGCGAATCAGCAGCTTGCCAACGCCAACCAGGCCCTGCAATTCGACGAGCAGAATCTCGCAGCAGCCGTCACCAAGGCGCAGCAACAACTGCAGCAAGCGCAGGCGCAACTCGCGGCTGACCAGCAGAAGTACACGACCGACAGTCAGAGCCTCGCCCAAGCCGTCGACCAGGCGCGCAATCAAGCTGCCCAGCAACTCGGAATCGACCAGGCACAACTCAACGCCGACACCTTGCAGCTCCAGAACGACACCGCGAAGGAGCAGACGGATTGCCAAGCATCCTCCCCCGCCTGCCCAGCCGATCAGCTCGCCGTCGCGCGGGACCAGGTAGCGGTCGCCAACGATCAAGCCAAAGTGGCGGCGGACGGCTCACCGACGGACGATTACTCAGAGGCCACGGTCGTGCAGAACGCCCTCCAGAACGAACAAGCGACCCTGGCCAAGGACCAGCAGACAATCACCAGCGATCAGCAAGCGGTCAGCAACGCGAGCGACGCAGTCGCCGCTGCGCAGACCGCCGAACAGCAAGGCATCGCAAAGGACAAGCAAGCCATTGCAGCCGCTCAGCAGCAGGTGGCGAACGCGCAGCTCAACGCGCAAATCACCGAGAACAGCAACGCTCAGAAGACTGCGCCGCCGCTCGCGTCGGACGTCGACAGCGCCGAAGCTGCCGTGGAACAAGCACAATCTCAGGTCGACACCGCTCAGCAGGCGCTCGACGCGACAACGCTCACCGCGCCGGCCGACGGCACGATCGGAGCCATCAACGGGTCGGTGGGTGAGACGATCAGCGGCGGCAACACGGCCAGCATTACCGCCTCCACGGCGAACAGCAGCTCCAGCGGCTCGGCCGTCGCTGCCTTCATCACCTTGACCAACCTGACGAATCTTCAGGTCGTCGCGAATATCGATGAAGCGGACGCCGCGAAGATTCACACCGGCTCCCCGGCGACCGTGACGCTCAACGCCCTGCCGGGCAAAGAATTTTCGGCGCACGTGCTCGAAGTCGCCGACACGGCGACCGTCGCCAACAACGTCGTGGAGTATCAGGTCACTTTCTCCCTAGATCAATCGGATCCCGCGGTGAAACCCGGAATGACCGCCAATGTCACCGTGGTCACCGCCGAGGCGGACGGCGTCCTCAACGTCGCGTCAGCGGCGGTGCGCAGTGCGGGTGGCGATTCCTACGTCATGGTCGTCGGGCCGAACGGCACGGAGCGTCGAGTGGACGTCGTCGTCGGCTTGAAGGGTGATACCACAACGGAAATCTCCGGTCCGCTTCAGGCTGGTGACGTCGTCGCCCTGCCTACCGTCACGCGGACCACGACAAGCTCGACGTCGACGACGACGCGTGTCCCGGGGCTCGGGGGCGGCTTCGGAGTCGGTGGCGGTTTCGGCGGCTTCGGCGGGGGCGGAGGCCGAGGATGA
- a CDS encoding ABC transporter ATP-binding protein, translated as MTAGGEPPVIRLWRVTKTYGSGAARVHALRGVSLVVQRGDYVAIMGASGSGKTTLMNILGCLDSPTSGRYLLDGIDVDVMDDDELAAVRNRRIGFVFQSFHLLPRLTALQNVELPLTYARVRRAERRRRAVAALHAVGLAHRLGHRPAMMSGGERQRVAVARAIVVDPSLVLADEPTGNLDSAATAEVLELFAQLNEVGRTIVLITHEADVARHAKRIVRVRDGRIVDDVRIAPLAGPPPRPGLPGHRAVGSIP; from the coding sequence ATGACGGCGGGCGGAGAACCACCGGTCATCCGGCTGTGGCGGGTGACGAAGACGTACGGCAGCGGGGCGGCCCGCGTCCATGCCCTGCGCGGTGTTTCACTGGTCGTCCAACGCGGCGATTACGTCGCCATCATGGGCGCCTCCGGTTCGGGCAAGACGACGCTGATGAATATCCTCGGCTGTCTCGATTCCCCGACGTCCGGGCGCTACCTTCTGGACGGAATAGACGTCGACGTGATGGACGACGACGAGCTCGCCGCCGTACGAAATCGTCGTATCGGATTTGTTTTCCAGAGCTTCCACCTTCTCCCGCGATTGACGGCACTGCAGAACGTCGAATTACCGCTCACCTACGCCCGGGTTCGTCGTGCCGAACGGCGCCGCCGTGCGGTAGCCGCGCTCCATGCGGTGGGTCTGGCGCACCGCCTGGGGCACCGGCCGGCCATGATGTCCGGCGGTGAACGGCAACGAGTTGCCGTCGCTCGGGCCATCGTCGTCGATCCATCACTGGTTCTCGCCGACGAACCGACCGGGAACCTCGATTCAGCAGCGACCGCGGAGGTTTTGGAGCTGTTCGCCCAGCTGAACGAGGTGGGTCGCACCATTGTGCTCATCACCCACGAAGCGGATGTCGCCCGCCACGCCAAGCGCATTGTGCGGGTGCGTGACGGCCGGATCGTGGACGACGTCCGCATCGCGCCGCTCGCCGGACCACCGCCCCGGCCGGGACTTCCCGGCCACCGTGCCGTGGGGAGCATCCCGTGA
- a CDS encoding ABC transporter permease, whose product MIRLEHIRIAVAGIGHNMLRSALTMLGILIGVASVIILVAVGTGSSATIRRTIEGLGTNLLQINRQFAFGAFGRASAGTLSRAPSLTAADVAALSDRNQNPDIVAVAPVVNVPNVTAVYQGVSYAPSSFVGTTPSYQQIKDYQVAEGSFFTAADESQHDRVAVIGQTVATNLFGNADPVGSNVQFNGVTFQIIGLLAVKGTNGAQDQDDVVIAPLTAVQDTLTGYSSSYSSIVVEAASPERQAAAQAEITATLESTHHIAPGGTDDFRILNQASLLQTTQSSSRVFTSLLGAVAAISLLVGGIGVMNIMLVTVAERTREIGIRKAIGAKRSDIMAQFVVESVLLSAFGGLLGVLVGVGGSRFTILGIHPQVATYSIFLAFGVAVATGLFFGLYPASRASRLLPVDALRYE is encoded by the coding sequence GTGATCCGCCTCGAGCACATTCGTATCGCCGTTGCGGGCATCGGGCATAACATGCTCCGCTCTGCGCTCACGATGCTGGGCATTCTCATCGGGGTCGCCTCGGTCATCATTCTCGTCGCCGTCGGCACCGGCTCATCGGCGACGATCCGGCGCACGATCGAAGGTCTCGGTACCAACCTGCTGCAAATCAACCGGCAATTCGCGTTCGGCGCGTTCGGCAGAGCGAGCGCCGGAACACTCTCCCGGGCGCCCAGTTTGACCGCAGCCGACGTCGCCGCGCTCTCCGACAGGAACCAGAATCCCGATATCGTCGCCGTCGCCCCGGTCGTCAACGTTCCAAACGTAACCGCGGTGTACCAAGGCGTGTCCTATGCGCCGTCCTCATTCGTCGGCACCACGCCGAGCTACCAGCAAATCAAGGACTATCAGGTGGCGGAGGGCAGCTTCTTCACCGCAGCGGACGAATCACAACACGACAGAGTCGCCGTCATCGGCCAGACCGTCGCAACGAACCTCTTCGGGAACGCCGACCCGGTCGGCAGCAATGTCCAGTTCAACGGGGTCACCTTCCAGATCATCGGACTGCTGGCGGTGAAAGGCACGAACGGCGCCCAGGATCAAGACGACGTCGTCATCGCACCGCTCACGGCCGTACAGGACACGCTGACCGGTTACTCCTCGTCGTATTCAAGCATCGTCGTGGAAGCTGCTTCCCCGGAGCGACAAGCGGCCGCGCAAGCGGAAATCACCGCAACGCTTGAGTCCACGCACCATATCGCCCCGGGCGGCACCGATGACTTCCGAATTCTCAACCAGGCAAGCCTGCTGCAGACGACCCAGTCGTCAAGCCGCGTGTTCACGTCGCTGCTCGGCGCGGTGGCGGCGATCAGCCTCCTGGTCGGCGGCATCGGCGTCATGAACATCATGCTCGTCACCGTTGCGGAGCGGACAAGAGAAATCGGCATTCGCAAGGCGATCGGCGCCAAGCGATCCGATATCATGGCGCAGTTCGTCGTCGAATCCGTGCTGCTGTCGGCGTTCGGCGGCCTGCTCGGTGTCCTCGTCGGCGTCGGCGGAAGCCGATTCACCATCCTCGGTATCCATCCGCAGGTGGCGACGTACTCGATATTTCTCGCGTTCGGTGTCGCGGTCGCGACCGGTTTGTTCTTCGGTCTGTATCCCGCGAGCCGGGCATCCCGACTGCTTCCCGTTGACGCCCTTCGTTACGAGTGA
- a CDS encoding Gfo/Idh/MocA family protein yields the protein MAEFAVGLIGYGLAGSVFHAPLIAATPGLRLAAVVTRDPVRADEVRATYDARVVSSVSELLEGAAELGVVVVASPNRFHAEHARAAVHAGVPVVVDKPFAVSVEEGEAVIAAAEQEGVPVTVFHNRRWDGDFRTVRMLVESGRLGTVTRFESRFERWRPHPKGGWREIGDIAEGAGLLYDLGSHLVDQALQLFGPVTEVYAQVDRRRDGVTADDDVFLALTHANGVRSHLWASAVASDLGPRFRVLGSTGAYVKYGLDGQEEALRSGGNPAAPDWGVEPEQTWGRIGTPSAAESVPTLPGAYPAFYAQLVDALRGQGAMPVDPWDAVAGLRILEAARRSHAERTVVSLPAPVGHSGA from the coding sequence ATGGCAGAATTCGCGGTTGGTCTCATCGGTTACGGTCTTGCCGGCTCGGTTTTCCACGCGCCGCTGATTGCCGCGACTCCCGGATTACGGCTGGCGGCCGTTGTCACCCGCGACCCGGTGCGGGCGGACGAGGTACGCGCCACATACGACGCCCGTGTCGTATCGAGCGTTTCGGAGCTTCTCGAGGGCGCCGCTGAGCTTGGCGTCGTTGTCGTCGCGAGTCCCAATCGCTTCCACGCCGAGCATGCCCGTGCCGCGGTGCACGCCGGCGTACCCGTCGTTGTCGACAAACCGTTCGCGGTGAGCGTGGAAGAGGGCGAAGCCGTTATTGCCGCGGCGGAGCAGGAGGGTGTTCCGGTCACGGTCTTTCACAACCGCCGGTGGGACGGCGATTTTCGCACCGTGCGGATGCTCGTCGAGAGCGGACGTCTCGGCACGGTGACCCGTTTCGAGTCACGGTTCGAGCGGTGGCGGCCGCATCCGAAGGGAGGGTGGCGGGAAATCGGCGATATTGCCGAGGGCGCCGGTCTCCTTTATGACCTAGGCTCCCACCTGGTTGACCAAGCGTTGCAGCTCTTCGGGCCGGTCACCGAGGTCTATGCCCAGGTGGATCGCCGCCGGGACGGCGTGACCGCTGACGACGACGTCTTTCTCGCCCTCACCCATGCGAACGGCGTGCGGAGTCACCTCTGGGCCAGTGCGGTCGCCAGTGATCTGGGCCCACGCTTCCGGGTTCTGGGTTCCACGGGAGCCTATGTGAAATACGGCCTTGACGGACAAGAGGAAGCGCTTCGCAGCGGAGGAAATCCGGCCGCGCCGGATTGGGGGGTGGAGCCGGAGCAGACGTGGGGCCGGATCGGAACGCCGTCTGCCGCCGAATCGGTTCCGACGCTTCCGGGGGCGTATCCCGCGTTCTACGCCCAGCTCGTGGACGCGCTCCGCGGTCAGGGTGCGATGCCGGTCGATCCGTGGGACGCGGTCGCAGGACTGCGAATTCTGGAAGCGGCACGCCGGTCTCATGCCGAGCGCACTGTTGTCTCGCTGCCGGCGCCGGTCGGTCATTCCGGCGCCTGA
- a CDS encoding VOC family protein, producing the protein MAIHRLNHAVLFVRDLAASVQFYTEVLGFTTVDMTPDHFDGAAFLRAPGSTNDHDLGLFEVGPQAGPSLAGRRTVGLYHLAWEVDTLEDLADLAERLSRTGALVGTADHGTTKSLYARDPDGLEFEVVWLIPAALLDDAAREARRQIRPLDLDAEIRRYGATTRGGLGVSRAV; encoded by the coding sequence ATGGCCATTCATCGGTTGAATCACGCGGTGCTCTTCGTCCGTGACCTGGCGGCCAGCGTCCAGTTCTATACCGAGGTGCTGGGCTTCACCACGGTCGACATGACACCCGACCATTTCGACGGCGCCGCGTTTCTGCGCGCCCCCGGTTCGACGAATGATCACGACCTTGGTCTCTTCGAGGTCGGCCCGCAAGCCGGGCCGTCCCTTGCCGGACGCCGCACGGTCGGCCTTTACCACTTGGCTTGGGAGGTCGACACCTTGGAGGACCTGGCTGATTTGGCTGAGCGGCTGTCCCGCACGGGTGCGCTGGTCGGCACAGCCGACCACGGCACGACGAAGAGCCTGTACGCCCGGGATCCCGACGGCCTGGAATTCGAAGTGGTGTGGCTCATTCCCGCGGCTTTGCTGGACGACGCGGCGCGCGAAGCGCGTCGGCAGATTCGCCCGCTCGATCTCGACGCGGAAATTCGCCGTTACGGTGCGACCACCCGGGGTGGGCTAGGGGTGTCTCGGGCCGTCTGA